In Erpetoichthys calabaricus chromosome 15, fErpCal1.3, whole genome shotgun sequence, one DNA window encodes the following:
- the LOC114665786 gene encoding otoraplin-like codes for MQHTMAQLLGSLFLVGILFQATSGIFMEKLSNKKLCADEECSYTISLAQAKEDFTAPDCRFINFRSDQLIYVYAKLLPDEGAGEYWLGSVYSERLVEQMGVIGFFPSNLVTETNVFKKENVEIPTTDIDFFCD; via the exons ATGCAGCACACCATGGCACAGCTCCTCGGCTCACTTTTTCTCGTTGGGATTTTATTTCAAGCCACAAGTGGGATTTTTATGGAGAAGTTGTCAAACAAAAAGCTTTGCGCAGATGAAGAATGTTCCT ACACCATCTCACTGGCTCAAGCTAAAGAGGACTTCACTGCTCCTGACTGCAGGTTCATAAACTTCAGGAGTGATCAGCTCATCTATGTGTACGCCAAGCTGCTTCCTGATGAAGGGGCTGGAGAGTACTGGTTGGGAAGT GTTTACAGTGAACGTTTAGTGGAGCAGATGGGGGTCATTGGTTTTTTTCCAAGCAACCTAGTCACGGAGACTAATGTTTTcaagaaagaaaatgttgaaaTTCCAACAACA